The Fusobacterium polymorphum genome segment TGAAACTAAATTTGTTATAGCATTATCTCTTATTCCAACAACTAGCTTTGCAACTGTATTCTTTGTAAGTAGTGGAAGAAGAATAATATTGTGTTTAGATAAAATTTCATCATAATTTTTAATTGAGAAATCTCTTATTATATGAAATTCTGAAAATAAATTTTCATCTATAATATTACTTGCAGCTTCGGAAAAAACTAAACTTAAATCATGATTTTTAGAAATTTTTTTTAGTTCTAAAATCACTTGTTCTAAGTTGTTTGTACTTCCATTTATAGCAACTAAGATTTTTTCTTTTGGACTACAATCTTCAATTAAATTTTGAGAATTTATTTTTTTAATAACTTCTTGTACTATATATTCAATAATTTTTTCTAGTTCCATTTCTACCTCAGTCTTATTCTCTAATTATTTTTACATAGTCATCATTTTTTAGACCAGCTGCATTAGCTTCATCTACATCTATGTGCATTTCTTTTGCCATCTTATCGCTAACTCTTAAAACAACATTGCACATAATAATTTTTCTTTCTCCATAAGTTTCAACCTTAACGATTTCTCCATCTTTATAACCTCTTATATCAGCTATATATTTTGGCATATGGATATGTCTTCCTGCAACTATAACACCTTTTGGTATTTCTATTTCTCCCTTAGGACCAACTATTTTAATTCCAGGTGTTCCTTCTAAATCTCCTGATTGTCTGATTGGAGGAGTTAAACCAAGTTTAAAACTATCAGTTATTGAAATTTCAACTTGGGTTTCTTTTCTCACAGGTCCTATTATTCTAACTCCTGAAAATTTTCCTTTAGGACCTACAATATCTAATTTTTCATTTGTTGCAAATTGCCCAGGTTGTTTCATATCTTTCATTTTACTTAGCTTATATCCTTCCCCAAAAAGTGTATCTAAGTCTTTTTGGGAAAGGTGTATATGCCTGTTTGAAACTCCTATCACCACATCATCGGAAATTACTTCTTCTAACACCTCTCTAATAATTCCTCTGATATCCTTCATTTTTTACCTCTTATTACTTATCTAATTTTGGTAATAATTTTTCTGTATCTGTATGTG includes the following:
- a CDS encoding flavoprotein, which gives rise to MELEKIIEYIVQEVIKKINSQNLIEDCSPKEKILVAINGSTNNLEQVILELKKISKNHDLSLVFSEAASNIIDENLFSEFHIIRDFSIKNYDEILSKHNIILLPLLTKNTVAKLVVGIRDNAITNLVSKALLLEKRVIAAYDSCIVNSEVPYAKLINSNVERLKDFGLIFVQAKELADYMLKKKDLEINSLRDKNVITANNLKDLYDKKIIISKNTVVTTLAKERAKENNIVFEEK
- the pduL gene encoding phosphate propanoyltransferase, with protein sequence MKDIRGIIREVLEEVISDDVVIGVSNRHIHLSQKDLDTLFGEGYKLSKMKDMKQPGQFATNEKLDIVGPKGKFSGVRIIGPVRKETQVEISITDSFKLGLTPPIRQSGDLEGTPGIKIVGPKGEIEIPKGVIVAGRHIHMPKYIADIRGYKDGEIVKVETYGERKIIMCNVVLRVSDKMAKEMHIDVDEANAAGLKNDDYVKIIRE